A window from Candidatus Epulonipiscium sp. encodes these proteins:
- the rsmD gene encoding 16S rRNA (guanine(966)-N(2))-methyltransferase RsmD, which produces MRVISGSARGHKLKSPSGIETRPTSDKNKESLFNIIAGDLYGCSFLDLYSGTGAIGIEALSRGAKKVVFIDQSPLCKAIIKENLEHTKLDTRAMVYQSNVHLGLGILKDKKEVFDIIFMDPPYAEDEIEEVVNKIKDYRLLSPSGYIIIEHSSKKLILNMYKFILWKEKRYKTATMTFLKLLEE; this is translated from the coding sequence TTGAGAGTAATCAGTGGTAGCGCAAGGGGACATAAATTAAAATCTCCTAGTGGAATAGAAACGCGCCCAACATCTGATAAAAATAAGGAATCCCTATTTAATATAATTGCAGGAGACCTTTATGGGTGTTCATTTTTAGATTTATATAGTGGTACGGGGGCAATAGGTATAGAAGCTTTAAGCAGAGGAGCTAAAAAAGTCGTGTTTATAGATCAGTCTCCCTTATGTAAAGCCATTATAAAAGAAAACTTAGAGCATACCAAATTAGACACTCGGGCTATGGTATATCAATCTAATGTTCATTTAGGATTGGGAATATTAAAAGATAAAAAAGAAGTTTTTGATATTATTTTTATGGATCCCCCTTATGCCGAGGATGAAATAGAGGAAGTAGTTAATAAGATTAAAGATTATCGACTTCTTTCCCCTTCTGGGTATATTATTATTGAACATTCTTCAAAAAAGCTTATACTAAATATGTACAAGTTTATTTTATGGAAAGAAAAAAGATATAAGACTGCA